The sequence AGAGAATCACGTTTGAAATCTTGGAAGGACACAGATGCTAAGGAAATGAAACAGTTCATTGCATTGTTGCTTCACATGGGTCCAAAAACCTTGCCTACTATACAACACTACTGGAGTACTGATGTTCTATACAGTTTGCCATTTTTTGGTGGTGTCATGAGTCGCAACCGTTTCCAACTACTTTTGTGTTTCTGGCATTTTGCAGACAATGATCAGCATAATGACGATCGCCTGTTCAAGATACGCACTGTTCTGGATCATTTTAACGATGTCATGCCGGCTATTTACTATCCAGGGAAAGATCTCTCTATTGATGAGTCCATGGTACTTTGGCGTGGCAAATTGCTGTTTCGCCAGTATATCAAGAATAAACGTCATAAATATGGAATCAAACTCTATGAACTGTGCGAGCCTCGAGGCACTGTTCTGAAGATTCGGGTATACAGTAGCGTCCACGTAACTGATGATGACGGCTATGGTCAAGCTGCTGCAACTGTTCTAGACCTCTTGGACGGCTACCTAGACAAAGGCCATGTGGTGTACACAGATAATTATTACAATTCTGTGAGTCTGGTGAAGAAGATGACAAACCGATCAACCTATCTTTGTAGAACTCTGCGATTTGACAGAAAAgagccctgcctgctgtccacgcccCAAACCTGTACCCacttttcgctcttgaaccggcccTGGCAGCCATCATACATCCCAACTCTACacccagttagaggactggaactgtccctgcctgctgtccacgcccCATCAGTATACACAGTATaagcactagaactggccctgcctgctttCCACACACCAACCCCGAACCCAGTTTCCactcttgaactggccctggcAGATGTCCACACAGCAACCCTGTACCTATTGAGCGCACTGGAACTCACAcactgcctgctgtccacaccccaaACCCGTACCCAATTGTCGCTACTGAACTAGCTCTGGCAGCTGTCCAGACCCCAACGCTTTACCCAGTTGTCACCCTTGAACTCGCCCTGGCAGCTGTACACCCCATAACAGTGACACGTTTTTACACTTGAACCGGCCCTACGAGCTgcccacacaccccaaccctatCCCCAGAGAGTGCACTTGACTCGGCCCTGCCTGTTCTTCACACCCCAACCCCGTGCCCAGTGAGTAAGTAAGAACTGGCCCTGCTACCGGTTCAGGGATCACACCACTATTTCAGTCAATGACTGGCGTGTAGGCAATGAATTTAGTTCTATGAAAAAGAGTACcgcttttctttattttattatgttggtaTCTCAACACACTTGACACTATGATTATGGAAATTTTGAAGGATAACATTGTCTCTTGACCTTGGCATATCATACTCATAGATCCATATCTGTTTTGGTACAGGCAAGACCATTCTTTACTGTGCCTgcattacatatttttaacaagacttGCCTCCCCTCCATTACTCCCTGTACATAGTTGACTCttttgaactggccctgccagCTATACACACCACACCCCCATAACCAGTGTTTCCTCTTCAACAGTCCCTGTCTGCTTTCCAGACCCCAACCCGTACCCAATCACCTGGCTTGAAcgggccctgcctgctgtccatacCCCAACCCTGTACCCtcttttcgctcttgaaccggtcctggcagctatcatactCCCCAACTCTACacccagttagaggactggaactggccctgcctgttgTCCACGCCCTATCACGATACACAGTTTaagcactagaactggccctacctgctgtccacaccccaaACCAGCACCCAGttagcatgcttgaactggccctgactGCTGTCCACGCCCCAACCCTGTACCCGccttttcgctcttgaaccggcccTGGCAGCTGTCATACACCCCAACTCTACacccagttagaggactggaactggccctgcctgttgTCCACGTCTTATCACCATACACAGTTTAAgtactagaactggccctgcctgctttCCACACCCCAAACCCGTACTCAATTGTCGCTACTGAACTGGCTCTGGCAGCTGTCCAGACCCCAACGTTGTACCCAGTTCTCACCCTTGAACTCACCCTGGCAGCTGTCCACACCCCAAAACAGTGACAAGTTTCTACACTTGCcactattgtattgtattttccaGCTACGAGTCACGTGCCTCCCAGATTTTATCGCGTCATTGGTTTTTGTTACGTAATTTTGATACTCAGTACTTGCTACTTTCCAAAATGGCGACTAGAAACCTTTCTGCTGAGCAAGTTGCCGCTTTGATGATGGAAACAGATGAGGAAAGTGATGATCCTGATATGGATATTAGTGATACTGATTCACTAGATCTTGATACTAACTGGAGCAGTGAAGAAGGTGATACAATGATTTCATCAGACTCATATGTTTCAAGTGACGATGGGGTACAACTGGCAACACGTGGTAGGTCTAGATTTCATGGTGTTCGCACTCGAGGACCTCGTGGTCGTGGAACTCCTGGAAGCGGTGATGACCAGCTAGAGGTCGAAGTGTACGATATCGTGGTCAAGGTAGAGCTGCACTTTTGTTTAATAGACAAGCAGTTTCCAGCCCAGCACCAGGCATGGGATGGAATGGAGCAGGTGGGCGTGGAAATCGTGCTGTCCCAATGCATACATGGTCAGATGTTGCCCAAGATCCACCTGACTTTGCTTGCACTGAAAACTCTGGTCTTAGAATGGATTTACAGGATACATCGCCCGGTgcatattttgatttatttctgACACCACAGTTGATAGATAAAATGGTTACAGAAACAAATCGATATGCTGCAGTGGAAATAAACAAGCAATGTCCTTTAAGAAGAGAATCACGTTTGAAATCTTGGAAGGACACAGATGCTAAGGAAATGAAACAGTTCATTGCATTGTTGCTTCACATGGGTCCAAAAACCTTGCCTACTATACAACACTACTGGAGTACTGATGTTCTATACAGTTTGCCATTTTTTGGTGGTGTCATGAGTCGCAACCGTTTCCAACTACTTTTGTGTTTCTGGCATTTTGCAGACAATGATCAGCATAATGACGATCGCCTGTTCAAGATACGCACTGTTCTGGATCATTTTAACGATGTCATGCCGGCTATTTACTATCCAGGGAAAGATCTCTCTATTGATGAGTCCATGGTACTTTGGCGTGGCAAATTGCTGTTTCGCCAGTATATCAAGAATAAACGTCATAAATATGGAATCAAACTCTATGAACTGTGCGAGCCTCGAGGCACTGTTCTGAAGATTCGGGTATACAGTAGCGTCCACGTAACTGATGATGACGGCTATGGTCAAGCTGCTGCAACTGTTCTAGACCTCTTGGACGGCTACCTAGACAAAGGCCATGTGGTGTACACAGATAATTATTACAATTCTGTGAGTCTGGTGAAGAAGATGACAAACCGATCAACCTATCTTTGTAGAACTCTGCGATTTGACAGAAAAGAAAATCCAAAAGATTTAATCAAACAGAAGTTGAAGAAGGGGGAACATGTTTGGAAGCGGTCTGAATCAGTGGTAGTTTGCAAATGGAAAGACAAACGCGAAGTTCTTACAATCAGCAACATGCATCGAATTGAGATGGTTGATGTTAGAAATCGGAATGACAAGCTGTCAAGAAAGCCGAACACAGTCCGAGATTACAACAATGGCATGGCTGGAGTAGACAGGTCAGATCAAATGCTGTCTTACTACTCGGCGCTGCGCAAGACAATCCGGTGGTATAAGAAGATTGTCCTGCATATCCTAGAAGTGTTTCTTCTAAATTCCCACATCCTGTACAATGCAAACAACAGAGAGCAGGATGAAGCTATTAAAATTTCGTGACCTGGTCACAATTCACCTGCTTGGTGATGTCTATGACAAATTATGTGACCACGGCCCAGCACATTCCCAGGCTCCAGTAAATGAGACATTCCATTACCTTGCACCACTGCCTCCCACAGAGAAGAAAGAGCGACCTACCAAACCTTGCCGAGTGTGCACAAAGGCCGGTACGAGACGGGAATCCCGTTACTTCTGTGAAGTCTGCCCCGGGAAGCCAGCTctttgtgtgggaaaatgtttcAAAGTTTATCACATGTCAGAATAATGGACATACCAATTCAATATGACACTGACAATAAACCCACATTTATTAATAGTTCAAACATAGACACATTATACATGgcaaaacgttttttttattttgatcgCTGTGTTATAGTTTTGACTTTCATCGATGAAGACGATCATCGATTCATCATTTATATGAATGTTTCAAACATAGTCCAAATTGCTCTGAAACATTAGGAATAAATCTGTTCCTGTATTTATGTtgatttttaacattataactgtaaatgatTTAGTCAAAGAGATATGTGTCAAGATATTTCCATTATCAAATGCTGCGAATTGTGTTCACAATCAAAATCattcaaacattaattaataaataattcaattgATTATTACATCAATTTGTTATTAGTCATTGCCAGAAAGGTTACTAATTGTGTTATTGCCATTGCTGACAACCTTAATTTAATACGACACAGCACTGGTTTTACTATGAGTAAACTAGTAGTGGCAAAATCTGGTGCGCTCAGCATACAAATATACTCGTGGGCGGCAGTCAACGTGTTAAATCCTGTCACAGAGACTGTACTCTTCATGTCAGGTAGTACATAGCACCaactgttaataatttagtcagtgcttggctttatgtttgtattgtcatgtataatcaatagtggtgagatacctTCACATCCCAAATCTGTACACAGTTGTCTctattgaactggccctgctAGCTATCCACACCACACCCCCATAACCAGTGTTTTCTCTTCAACAGTCCCTGTCTGCTTTCCACATCTCAACCCCGTACCCAATCACCtggcttgaactggccctgcctgctgtccacaccccaaccccatacccagtgaTCACAATGGAACTGGCTAGCCTGCTATCCACACTCCAAACCCACACCCAGTTAGCATGCTGGAACTggcctgcctgctgtccacgcccCAAACCTGTACCCacttttcgctcttgaaccggccctggcagctatcatacaccccaacTCTACacccagttagaggactggaactggccctgcctgctgtccacaccccaaACCAGCACCCAGTTAGCAtgcttggactggccctgactgCTGTCCACGCCCCAACCCTGTACCCGccttttcgctcttgaaccggccctggcagctatcatacaccccaacTCTACACCCAGTTAGAGGACTCTaactggccctgcctgttgTCCACGCCTTATCACCATACACAGTTTAAgtactagaactggccctgcctggtgtccacaccccaaccccatacccagtgaGCACACTGGAACTGGGCCAGCCTGCTATCCACACAACAAACCCGTACCCAGTTAGCATGCTTCAaatggccctgcctgctgtccacgcccCAAACCTGTACCCacttttcgctcttgaaccggcccTGGCAGCCATCATACATCCCAACTCTACacccagttagaggactggaactgtccctgcctgctgtccacgcccCATCAGTATACACAGTATaagcactagaactggccctgcctgctttCCACACACCAACCCCGAACCCAGTTTCCactcttgaactggccctggcAGATGTCCACACAGCAACCCTGTACCTATTGAGCGCACTGGAACTCACAcactgcctgctgtccacaccccaaACCCGTACCCAATTGTCGCTACTGAACTAGCTCTGGCAGCTGTCCAGACCCCAACGCTTTACCCAGTTGTCACCCTTGAACTCGCCCTGGCAGCTGTACACCCCATAACAGTGACACGTTTTTACACTTGAACCGGCCCTACGAGCTgcccacacaccccaaccctatCCCCAGAGAGTGCACTTGACTCGGCCCTGCCTGTTCTTCACACCCCAACCCCGTGCCCAGTGAGTAAGTAAGAACTGGCCCTGCTACCGGTTCAGGGATCACACCACTATTTCAGTCAATGACTGGCGTGTAGGCAATGAATTTAGTTCTATGAAAAAGAGTACcgcttttctttattttattatgttggtaTCTCAACACACTTGACACTATGATTATGGAAATTTTGAAGGATAACATTGTCTCTTGACCTTGGCATATCATACTCATAGATCCATATCTGTTTTGGTACAGGCAAGACCATTCTTTACTGTGCCTgcattacatatttttaacaagacttGCCTCCCCTCCATTACTCCCTGTACATAGTTGACTCttttgaactggccctgccagCTATACACACCACACCCCCATAACCAGTGTTTCCTCTTCAACAGTCCCTGTCTGCTTTCCAGACCCCAACCCGTACCCAATCACCTGGCTTGAAcgggccctgcctgctgtccatacCCCAACCCTGTACCCtcttttcgctcttgaaccggtcctggcagctatcatactCCCCAACTCTACacccagttagaggactggaactggccctgcctgttgTCCACGCCCTATCACGATACACAGTTTaagcactagaactggccctacctgctgtccacaccccaaACCAGCACCCAGttagcatgcttgaactggccctgactGCTGTCCACGCCCCAACCCTGTACCCGccttttcgctcttgaaccggcccTGGCAGCTGTCATACACCCCAACTCTACacccagttagaggactggaactggccctgcctgttgTCCACGTCTTATCACCATACACAGTTTAAgtactagaactggccctgcctgctttCCACACCCCAAACCCGTACTCAATTGTCGCTACTGAACTGGCTCTGGCAGCTGTCCAGACCCCAACGTTGTACCCAGTTCTCACCCTTGAACTCACCCTGGCAGCTGTCCACACCCCAAAACAGTGACAAGTTTCTACACTTGCcactattgtattgtattttccaGCTACGAGTCACGTGCCTCCCAGATTTTATCGCGTCATTGGTTTTTGTTACGTAATTTTGATACTCAGTACTTGCTACTTTCCAAAATGGCGACTAGAAACCTTTCTGCTGAGCAAGTTGCCGCTTTGATGATGGAAACAGATGAGGAAAGTGATGATCCTGATATGGATATTAGTGATACTGATTCACTAGATCTTGATACTAACTGGAGCAGTGAAGAAGGTGATACAATGATTTCATCAGACTCATATGTTTCAAGTGACGATGGGGTACAACTGGCAACACGTGGTAGGTCTAGATTTCATGGTGTTCGCACTCGAGGACCTCGTGGTCGTGGAACTCCTGGAAGCGGTGATGACCAGCTAGAGGTCGAAGTGTACGATATCGTGGTCAAGGTAGAGCTGCACTTTTGTTTAATAGACAAGCAGTTTCCAGCCCAGCACCAGGCATGGGATGGAATGGAGCAGGTGGGCGTGGAAATCGTGCTGTCCCAATGCATACATGGTCAGATGTTGCCCAAGATCCACCTGACTTTGCTTGCACTGAAAACTCTGGTCTTAGAATGGATTTACAGGATACATCGCCCGGTgcatattttgatttatttctgACACCACAGTTGATAGATAAAATGGTTACAGAAACAAATCGATATGCTGCAGTGGAAATAAACAAGCAATGTCCTTTAAGAAGAGAATCACGTTTGAAATCTTGGAAGGACACAGATGCTAAGGAAATGAAACAGTTCATTGCATTGTTGCTTCACATGGGTCCAAAAACCTTGCCTACTATACAACACTACTGGAGTACTGATGTTCTATACAGTTTGCCATTTTTTGGTGGTGTCATGAGTCGCAACCGTTTCCAACTACTTTTGTGTTTCTGGCATTTTGCAGACAATGATCAGCATAATGACGATCGCCTGTTCAAGATACGCACTGTTCTGGATCATTTTAACGATGTCATGCCGGCTATTTACTATCCAGGGAAAGATCTCTCTATTGATGAGTCCATGGTACTTTGGCGTGGCAAATTGCTGTTTCGCCAGTATATCAAGAATAAACGTCATAAATATGGAATCAAACTCTATGAACTGTGCGAGCCTCGAGGCACTGTTCTGAAGATTCGGGTATACAGTAGCGTCCACGTAACTGATGATGACGGCTATGGTCAAGCTGCTGCAACTGTTCTAGACCTCTTGGACGGCTACCTAGACAAAGGCCATGTGGTGTACACAGATAATTATTACAATTCTGTGAGTCTGGTGAAGAAGATGACAAACCGATCAACCTATCTTTGTAGAACTCTGCGATTTGACAGAAAAGAAAATCCAAAAGATTTAATCAAACAGAAGTTGAAGAAGGGGGAACATGTTTGGAAGCGGTCTGAATCAGTGGTAGTTTGCAAATGGAAAGACAAACGCGAAGTTCTTACAATCAGCAACATGCATCGAATTGAGATGGTTGATGTTAGAAATCGGAATGACAAGCTGTCAAGAAAGCCGAACACAGTCCGAGATTACAACAATGGCATGGCTGGAGTAGACAAGTCAGATCAAATGCTGTCTTACTACTCGGCGCTGCGCAAGACAATCCGGTGGTATAAGAAGATTGTCCTGCATATCCTAGAAGTGTTTCTTCTAAATTCCCACATCCTGTACAATGCAAACAACAGAGAGCAGGATGAAGCTATTAAAATTTCGTGACCTGGTCACAATTCACCTGCTTGGTGATGTCTATGACAAATTATGTGACCACGGCCCAGCACATTCCCAGGCTCCAGTAAATGAGACATTCCNNNNNNNNNNNNNNNNNNNNNNNNNNNNNNNNNNNNNNNNNNNNNNNNNNNNNNNNNNNNNNNNNNNNNNNNNNNNNNNNNNNNNNNNNNNNNNNNNNNNNNNNNNNNNNNNNNNNNNNNNNNNNNNNNNNNNNNNNNNNNNNNNNNNNNNNNNNNNNNNNNNNNNNNNNNNNNNNNNNNNNNNNNNNNNNNNNNNNNNNATGCTTAAACCTCAATCTGTGACAAAGAGTTTTATTTCTGAACTATACCAACCTTTCAACAAGACTGATACACATCCAGCGTCTACAATGGCATTAATATTGTCATCAGTTCCTTTAGACAAACTTCCCAGCACCACAGCCGATTCGGTCCGCAAATTAATAGGAGACAATTCATCTATCATCCACTGTAGCAACCTGAAATACATAGGAGACAACttagagctaattttaaattaCCAGGTGGATTATTTGTAAGTGTGATAACGGAGTTTGACTGCTCGTGAagtattatttgtgtaatataTTTGCTTCCTTTGGTTATCTTTGACagtttaaaatacagttatGTAATATAGTCACCACGTATACTGTATGTAAACTTGGATCCAgtaattttgttctttgtacaataaaatcaACCAAGAATCGTGCATTATAAATCTACAGTACAGGCCTCAAAATATGTTGCAAATGTTGACTGATCTCTTGCCAATCaattaagtattaaaaaaaaaaaaaaaaaaaaaaaaaaaaaccccaataaatcAGGTTTCTAGTTGTTATGTGCAGGACGATAATGAAACACTagggcgtgatgtagcccagtggtaaagcattcacttgatgcacggtcgatctaggatcaatccccgtcggtggatccattgggctatttctcattccagccagtgctctacaactggtgtaacaaaggccgtggtatgtactatcctgtctgtgggatggtgcatataaaagaacccttgctactaatcgaaaagagtagcccatgaagtgtcgacagtgggtttcctctctcaatatctgtggtccgtaaccatatgtctgacaccatataaccataaataaaatgtgttgagtgtgttgttaaataaaacattttcttccttccaatAAAGGACTATAGCAGTATCTTTCCTCTAACTAACTGCCAACTTGTCTGTAacagaatgaattaatgaatgaatgaatgaatgaatgaatgaatgaataaattaatgaattaatgttttcatataTGGCCCAAATAACTAGAACCCATGCGAAGGACAATATGTTTGAATTGTAATTGGAAATATAGATAAAATATGGTTGTTTAGTAACCCTAACACTCACCTTGGCATTATTCCTTGTGAAATCATTTCagatttctgtttattgtttccAATGACCATATTCTTCACATTCCTAGACAACATAAGCAGTGATAGATTACTTGACAAAAAAAGCAGATCAGTTTGTGATATTTTGAATTACAAATACTGAAACAGAATCTCCGCTGTTTTAGTAAGAATTGTACACAAGGATTTATCCATCCATGTGTTTTGTGGTTCCGAACATgggccccttcccaaaagaaagcggtactaaaaattcccaatataatataaataaatagatatatatatacacacacacacaattatatatcGTATATATGGTGCTTTACTTCATCGATAAGTTCAcaagattttatttgtttttagctACGTTAATTCAGGGCGAT comes from Gigantopelta aegis isolate Gae_Host chromosome 13, Gae_host_genome, whole genome shotgun sequence and encodes:
- the LOC121387285 gene encoding piggyBac transposable element-derived protein 4-like — encoded protein: MVTETNRYAAVEINKQCPLRRESRLKSWKDTDAKEMKQFIALLLHMGPKTLPTIQHYWSTDVLYSLPFFGGVMSRNRFQLLLCFWHFADNDQHNDDRLFKIRTVLDHFNDVMPAIYYPGKDLSIDESMVLWRGKLLFRQYIKNKRHKYGIKLYELCEPRGTVLKIRVYSSVHVTDDDGYGQAAATVLDLLDGYLDKGHVVYTDNYYNSVSLVKKMTNRSTYLCRTLRFDRKEPCLLSTPQTCTHFSLLNRPWQPSYIPTLHPVRGLELSLPAVHAPSVYTV
- the LOC121387286 gene encoding piggyBac transposable element-derived protein 4-like, encoding MVTETNRYAAVEINKQCPLRRESRLKSWKDTDAKEMKQFIALLLHMGPKTLPTIQHYWSTDVLYSLPFFGGVMSRNRFQLLLCFWHFADNDQHNDDRLFKIRTVLDHFNDVMPAIYYPGKDLSIDESMVLWRGKLLFRQYIKNKRHKYGIKLYELCEPRGTVLKIRVYSSVHVTDDDGYGQAAATVLDLLDGYLDKGHVVYTDNYYNSVSLVKKMTNRSTYLCRTLRFDRKENPKDLIKQKLKKGEHVWKRSESVVVCKWKDKREVLTISNMHRIEMVDVRNRNDKLSRKPNTVRDYNNGMAGVDRSDQMLSYYSALRKTIRWYKKIVLHILEVFLLNSHILYNANNREQDEAIKIS
- the LOC121387287 gene encoding piggyBac transposable element-derived protein 4-like, with protein sequence MVTETNRYAAVEINKQCPLRRESRLKSWKDTDAKEMKQFIALLLHMGPKTLPTIQHYWSTDVLYSLPFFGGVMSRNRFQLLLCFWHFADNDQHNDDRLFKIRTVLDHFNDVMPAIYYPGKDLSIDESMVLWRGKLLFRQYIKNKRHKYGIKLYELCEPRGTVLKIRVYSSVHVTDDDGYGQAAATVLDLLDGYLDKGHVVYTDNYYNSVSLVKKMTNRSTYLCRTLRFDRKENPKDLIKQKLKKGEHVWKRSESVVVCKWKDKREVLTISNMHRIEMVDVRNRNDKLSRKPNTVRDYNNGMAGVDKSDQMLSYYSALRKTIRWYKKIVLHILEVFLLNSHILYNANNREQDEAIKIS
- the LOC121387288 gene encoding armadillo repeat-containing protein 8-like, which codes for MIPSDMEIDGTKGCLEDVFCNEPDKWMEAVRNVKNMVIGNNKQKSEMISQGIMPRLLQWMIDELSPINLRTESAVVLGSLSKGTDDNINAIVDAGCVSVLLKGWYSSEIKLFVTD